The following are encoded in a window of Ricinus communis isolate WT05 ecotype wild-type chromosome 4, ASM1957865v1, whole genome shotgun sequence genomic DNA:
- the LOC8286533 gene encoding BTB/POZ domain-containing protein At3g19850 isoform X1, whose protein sequence is MQLCDLSIHVNGQQTFFLNQKVVSAYSGKLKKIIRQEKRKSQIKNLSIEIGDFPGGPDGFEMVSRFCYHDGRIEITVMNVCLLHCCAIFLGMTEKVSPSNLLKQTESFLEGIFYWSWNNILATLRSCESFFTYADSYGVVQKLIYALLAKIAQHSDSVSLLASSSSSSSSPETASGFRLSSSAKTSTPTSAKPSSGKQWWFDDLALLSPVTIEKLIKNLGAYGSDNTSLILTRFIIHYLKIRVPCRSNGTIDDATTVYGGLADTAVHGVIMSGKSAFSCRGMLVILRTVSGFGVSKDCRDKLERLIGSMLDKATLDDLLISGQEKGVYYDVKLVLRLIRTFVNNDACAEMVSNQRMKMVGRLVDKYLGEISPDHNLKMSKFLGVAESLPDNARDCFDGVYRAIDMYLQSHPTISFEERSRLCRCLNYEKLSFEACKDLAKNPRIPPNVAIEALKSQKYCIPYEFVYNDTNLSDDDMIKQCLSLQHTEDMKINIEKMQKRVFELEKACRKMKDHMSFLVKHNNVIPSHNRILPRLC, encoded by the exons ATGCAGCTCTGTGATCTTTCAATCCATGTTAACGGTCAGCAAACCTTCTTTCTCAATCAG AAAGTTGTGTCAGCATATTCTGGAAAGTTGAAGAAGATCATCAggcaagaaaaaagaaaatcccaGATTAAGAATCTAAGTATCGAAATCGGTGACTTTCCAGGAGGCCCAGATGGCTTTGAGATGGTTTCAAGATTCTGTTACCATGATGGTAGAATTGAAATTACAGTCATGAATGTTTGTCTTCTTCATTGTTGTGCAATCTTTCTTGGGATGACAGAGAAGGTTTCGCCTTCCAATCTCTTGAAACAGACAGAGTCATTTCTTGAAGGAATATTTTACTGGTCATGGAATAATATACTTGCAACTCTCAGGAGCTGTGAGTCTTTCTTTACTTATGCAGATTCATATGGCGTGGTTCAAAAACTCATCTATGCCTTGTTAGCAAAGATTGCTCAGCATTCAGATTCAGTTAGTCTTCttgcttcctcttcttcttcatcttcttctccaGAAACTGCATCTGGGTTCAGATTATCTTCCTCAGCCAAAACCAGTACTCCTACATCAGCGAAGCCATCGTCAGGAAAACAGTGGTGGTTTGATGACTTGGCCTTGTTATCTCCGGTGACAATTGAAAAGTTGATAAAGAATTTAGGGGCATATGGGAGTGATAACACCAGCTTGATTCTCACAAGATTCATAATCCACTATTTGAAAATCAGAGTTCCCTGTAGAAGTAATGGAACAATTGATGATGCTACCACTGTGTATGGCGGCCTTGCAGATACAGCTGTTCATGGGGTGATTATGTCTGGAAAATCAGCATTCTCCTGCAGAGGAATGCTCGTGATACTGAGGACAGTGTCAGGATTTGGAGTGAGCAAAGATTGCAGGGATAAGTTGGAGAGATTAATAGGCAGCATGCTTGACAAAGCAACTTTAGATGATTTGCTGATATCAGGACAAGAGAAGGGTGTCTATTATGATGTAAAGTTGGTGTTAAGGTTGATAAGAACATTTGTTAATAATGATGCTTGTGCTGAAATGGTGTCCAACCAGAGGATGAAAATGGTTGGCAGATTGGTTGATAAATACTTGGGTGAAATATCACCTGATCACAACCTTAAGATGTCCAAATTTCTTGGAGTTGCAGAAAGTTTACCAGATAATGCTAGAGATTGCTTTGATGGTGTCTACAGAGCCATTGATATGTATCTTCAG TCTCATCCCACAATCTCATTTGAGGAAAGATCAAGATTATGTAGATGCCTTAATTATGAGAAACTAAGCTTTGAGGCATGCAAAGACCTTGCCAAGAACCCAAGAATCCCTCCAAATGTTGCAATTGAAGCACTCAAGTCTCAAAAGTATTGCATACCATATGAATTTGTATATAATGACACTAATTTGAGTGATGATGACATGATAAAACAGTGCTTATCATTACAACATACTGAAGATATGAAAATCAACATAGAGAAGATGCAGAAAAGGGTTTTTGAGTTGGAGAAGGCTTGTAGAAAGATGAAGGATCATATGTCTTTCTTGGTCAAACATAATAATGTCATCCCTTCTCACAACAGAATTTTGCCTAGACTCTGCTAA
- the LOC8286533 gene encoding BTB/POZ domain-containing protein At3g19850 isoform X2 encodes MQLCDLSIHVNGQQTFFLNQKVVSAYSGKLKKIIRQEKRKSQIKNLSIEIGDFPGGPDGFEMVSRFCYHDGRIEITVMNVCLLHCCAIFLGMTEKVSPSNLLKQTESFLEGIFYWSWNNILATLRSCESFFTYADSYGVVQKLIYALLAKIAQHSDSVSLLASSSSSSSSPETASGFRLSSSAKTSTPTSAKPSSGKQWWFDDLALLSPVTIEKLIKNLGAYGSDNTSLILTRFIIHYLKIRVPCRSNGTIDDATTVYGGLADTAVHGVIMSGKSAFSCRGMLVILRTVSGFGVSKDCRDKLERLIGSMLDKATLDDLLISGQEKGVYYDVKLVLRLIRTFVNNDACAEMVSNQRMKMVGRLVDKYLGEISPDHNLKMSKFLGVAESLPDNARDCFDGVYRAIDMYLQRLEWKKWMSYSMKLRDMEHLK; translated from the exons ATGCAGCTCTGTGATCTTTCAATCCATGTTAACGGTCAGCAAACCTTCTTTCTCAATCAG AAAGTTGTGTCAGCATATTCTGGAAAGTTGAAGAAGATCATCAggcaagaaaaaagaaaatcccaGATTAAGAATCTAAGTATCGAAATCGGTGACTTTCCAGGAGGCCCAGATGGCTTTGAGATGGTTTCAAGATTCTGTTACCATGATGGTAGAATTGAAATTACAGTCATGAATGTTTGTCTTCTTCATTGTTGTGCAATCTTTCTTGGGATGACAGAGAAGGTTTCGCCTTCCAATCTCTTGAAACAGACAGAGTCATTTCTTGAAGGAATATTTTACTGGTCATGGAATAATATACTTGCAACTCTCAGGAGCTGTGAGTCTTTCTTTACTTATGCAGATTCATATGGCGTGGTTCAAAAACTCATCTATGCCTTGTTAGCAAAGATTGCTCAGCATTCAGATTCAGTTAGTCTTCttgcttcctcttcttcttcatcttcttctccaGAAACTGCATCTGGGTTCAGATTATCTTCCTCAGCCAAAACCAGTACTCCTACATCAGCGAAGCCATCGTCAGGAAAACAGTGGTGGTTTGATGACTTGGCCTTGTTATCTCCGGTGACAATTGAAAAGTTGATAAAGAATTTAGGGGCATATGGGAGTGATAACACCAGCTTGATTCTCACAAGATTCATAATCCACTATTTGAAAATCAGAGTTCCCTGTAGAAGTAATGGAACAATTGATGATGCTACCACTGTGTATGGCGGCCTTGCAGATACAGCTGTTCATGGGGTGATTATGTCTGGAAAATCAGCATTCTCCTGCAGAGGAATGCTCGTGATACTGAGGACAGTGTCAGGATTTGGAGTGAGCAAAGATTGCAGGGATAAGTTGGAGAGATTAATAGGCAGCATGCTTGACAAAGCAACTTTAGATGATTTGCTGATATCAGGACAAGAGAAGGGTGTCTATTATGATGTAAAGTTGGTGTTAAGGTTGATAAGAACATTTGTTAATAATGATGCTTGTGCTGAAATGGTGTCCAACCAGAGGATGAAAATGGTTGGCAGATTGGTTGATAAATACTTGGGTGAAATATCACCTGATCACAACCTTAAGATGTCCAAATTTCTTGGAGTTGCAGAAAGTTTACCAGATAATGCTAGAGATTGCTTTGATGGTGTCTACAGAGCCATTGATATGTATCTTCAG CGTTTGGAATGGAAGAAGTGGATGAGTTATTCGATGAAGCTGAGAGATATGGAGCACTTGAAATGA